A stretch of Procambarus clarkii isolate CNS0578487 chromosome 80, FALCON_Pclarkii_2.0, whole genome shotgun sequence DNA encodes these proteins:
- the LOC123746296 gene encoding cuticle protein AM1199, with protein sequence MFSKLVLCVVVAVAAAAPQGYGPPPPSYGAPSGPVVPILRDDRQGPDQAGNYNFNFETGDGINRQEQGAPQGPAGAVAAQGGWSFTFPDGTPANFKFVADGAGYRVESPLLPTPPPLPPHAIAQIEFARQQEAAGGPRPQYGAPPPRPGYN encoded by the exons ATGTTCTCG AAGTTGGTGTTGTGTGTCGTAGTGGCGGTGGCGGCCGCGGCGCCCCAGGGGTACGGGCCACCTCCACCATCTTACGGCGCCCCCTCAGGGCCTGTTGTGCCCATCCTGAGGGACGATCGTCAGGGACCTGACCAGGCCGGCAACTACAATTTCAACTTCGAGACTGGTGACGGCATCAATCGTCAGGAGCAGGGCGCCCCTCAGGGCCCAGCTGGGGCCGTGGCAGCTCAGGGAGGATGGTC GTTCACCTTCCCTGACGGCACTCCCGCAAACTTCAAGTTCGTAGCTGACGGTGCAGGCTACCGCGTGGAGTCCCCCCTGCTGCCCacgccccctcctcttcccccacaCGCCATCGCCCAGATTGAGTTCGCTCGTCAGCAGGAAGCCGCCGGCGGTCCCCGACCCCAGTACGGCGCTCCTCCTCCCAGACCAGGATACAACTAA
- the LOC123746292 gene encoding cuticle protein AM1199, protein MFSKLVLCVVVAVAAAAPQGYGPPPPSYGAPSGPVVPILRDDRQGPDQAGNYNFNFETGDGINRQEQGAPQGPAGAVAAQGGWSFTFPDGTPANFKFVADGAGYRVESPLLPTPPPLPPHAIAQIEFARQQEAAGGPRPQYGAPPPRPGYN, encoded by the exons ATGTTCTCG AAGTTGGTGTTGTGTGTCGTAGTGGCGGTGGCGGCCGCGGCGCCCCAGGGGTACGGGCCACCTCCACCATCCTACGGCGCCCCCTCAGGTCCTGTTGTGCCCATCCTGAGGGACGATCGTCAGGGACCTGACCAGGCCGGCAACTACAACTTCAACTTCGAGACTGGTGACGGCATCAATCGTCAGGAGCAGGGCGCCCCCCAGGGCCCAGCTGGGGCCGTGGCAGCTCAGGGAGGATGGTC GTTCACCTTCCCTGACGGCACTCCCGCAAACTTCAAGTTCGTAGCTGACGGTGCAGGCTACCGCGTGGAGTCCCCCCTGCTGCCCacgccccctcctcttcccccacaCGCCATCGCCCAGATTGAGTTCGCTCGTCAGCAGGAAGCCGCCGGCGGTCCCCGACCCCAGTACGGCGCTCCTCCTCCCAGACCAGGATACAACTAA
- the LOC123746293 gene encoding cuticle protein AM1199-like, which produces MFSKLVLCVVVAVAAAAPQGYGPPPPSYGAPSGPVVPILRDDRQGPDQAGNYNFNFETGDGINRQEQGAPQGPAGAVAAQGGWSFTFPDGTPANFKFVADGAGYRAESPLIHPLPPHAIAQIEKARLEDAAGGPRPQYGAPPPRPGYN; this is translated from the exons ATGTTCTCG AAGTTGGTGTTGTGTGTCGTAGTGGCGGTGGCGGCCGCAGCGCCCCAGGGGTACGGGCCACCTCCACCATCCTACGGCGCCCCCTCAGGTCCTGTCGTGCCCATCCTGAGGGACGATCGTCAGGGACCTGACCAGGCCGGCAACTACAACTTCAACTTCGAGACTGGTGACGGCATCAATCGTCAGGAGCAGGGCGCCCCCCAGGGCCCAGCTGGGGCCGTGGCAGCTCAGGGAGGATGGTC GTTCACCTTCCCTGACGGCACTCCCGCAAACTTCAAGTTCGTAGCTGACGGTGCTGGCTACCGCGCGGAGTCTCCCCTGATtcaccctctccccccacacGCCATCGCCCAGATCGAGAAGGCTCGCCTGGAAGACGCTGCCGGCGGTCCCCGACCCCAGTACGGCGCTCCTCCTCCCAGACCAGGATACAACTAA